The Tepidisphaeraceae bacterium genome includes a region encoding these proteins:
- a CDS encoding DUF6036 family nucleotidyltransferase translates to MAMQPRISLDPNFREFIELLNSEGVEYLLLGGYAVNYHGYHRFTGDIDLWIATTAENARRVASALGKFGFAEPAADPDRFLVPGKVHMFGVPPVRIDLLTGPSGVTFGDCFRRRVVDLLDGTPVSIVSLADLRANKLASGRDKDQLDLKKLPES, encoded by the coding sequence ATGGCTATGCAACCGAGGATATCGCTCGACCCAAACTTCAGAGAGTTTATCGAGTTGCTGAACTCCGAGGGGGTTGAGTACCTCTTGCTGGGCGGATACGCCGTGAACTACCACGGGTATCACCGGTTCACCGGCGACATCGATCTATGGATTGCAACAACGGCTGAAAACGCGCGACGTGTGGCCAGCGCGCTCGGCAAGTTCGGGTTCGCTGAGCCAGCCGCGGACCCCGACCGGTTCTTGGTGCCGGGCAAGGTTCACATGTTCGGGGTGCCTCCGGTTCGGATAGACCTGCTGACTGGTCCATCAGGTGTAACGTTTGGAGACTGCTTCCGTCGCCGGGTGGTCGATCTTCTCGACGGGACGCCGGTTTCGATCGTTAGTCTGGCAGACCTTCGTGCGAACAAGCTCGCGAGTGGCCGTGACAAAGACCAGTTGGACTTGAAAAAGCTCCCGGAATCATGA
- a CDS encoding SGNH/GDSL hydrolase family protein has protein sequence MKITEKQKLVMIGDSITDTGRARPIAEGHGQLGNGYVAMVDALISGAYPDRQIRVVNVGISGNTVRDLKDRWTTDMIEQKPDWLSVMIGTNDVWRHFAPPRRPEALILPEEYEATYREILREVRPSLKGLVLMTPFYIEPNKSEPMRARMDEYGALVKKVAADHDAIFVDTQAAFDRATTTLYPGMLAGDRVHPNPHGHAILAMAFLKAIGFSM, from the coding sequence ATGAAGATCACCGAGAAGCAGAAACTGGTCATGATTGGCGACTCGATTACCGATACGGGCCGTGCGCGGCCGATCGCCGAGGGGCACGGGCAACTTGGCAATGGGTATGTGGCGATGGTTGATGCGCTGATCAGCGGTGCGTATCCGGACCGCCAGATCCGCGTCGTGAACGTCGGCATCAGTGGCAACACGGTGCGCGACCTGAAGGACCGCTGGACGACCGACATGATCGAGCAGAAGCCCGACTGGCTGTCGGTGATGATCGGTACCAACGATGTCTGGCGCCACTTCGCTCCGCCGAGGCGGCCTGAGGCGCTTATCCTGCCGGAAGAGTACGAGGCGACTTACCGCGAGATCCTGCGCGAGGTCAGGCCGTCACTGAAGGGCCTCGTGCTGATGACGCCGTTCTACATCGAGCCGAACAAGTCCGAACCGATGCGTGCCCGCATGGACGAGTATGGCGCATTGGTGAAGAAGGTGGCCGCCGACCACGACGCGATCTTCGTCGACACTCAGGCGGCGTTCGACCGCGCGACGACGACGCTCTACCCCGGCATGCTTGCGGGGGACCGCGTACACCCCAACCCGCACGGCCACGCGATCCTTGCGATGGCATTTCTGAAGGCGATCGGTTTCTCGATGTAA
- a CDS encoding glutamine amidotransferase, protein MNEWSIDILRQGPWDLWTWICLLASAVLLVYGVIARAWLHSQRALLVPLITAGVLGTLLVVALPPLRNPKVGLVWTLALLCILSTVFYLNLQSQLSSARWRTLLAMRYVALILLVPMLFEPVVRYVSRPAPEKPLIFLIDTSASMSFPDVQNGPTRLQSVWQALRGQLPELREHFVPEFHTFADTAAALKSPEQLATLPAEGQSTDIGNGVSKAMAANARAGAEIVLITDGIDNTSPNVADVISASRRPIHTVRVGSDQAQPTAMANLSVDDVQADDDFVVNHTATVRATLHSSALANRVVDVKLAEVDADGKPLTTPTVEKLVLQPLPGGQIVELAYKPTRVGVHRLAVWVDPIPGERSTVDNRQEFQGLAIDPRVKVLYVEGRARPEYRELSRALSRDPNIELATLLRIQNDRFAAGGFVDAVPFKEMPQSLEQWQRFDVVILGDLDSSFLPRPQQAAIEQAVQGGMGLLMVGGQTNFGPGGYKDTPIEKALPVFTGELSAPQEKVPFVPKLTADGSAHPAMAGLSEWLDGDAATKLPPLRGNVVVPRPKTGAQVLLIHEGRTAADGQPQIVLATHRYGEGRAAACTVDTTYLWYLPLRAMGQDSPYNRFWGQLVRWLANSDVRNRDRGPGLEALLNKNVFQLGESVRVRAMVRDEKGDATRYAQVSLAMTAGSASEQTRFSMAPSETRSGMYDVTIPTPAKGDYELSLTATKDGKDLGQQKLKFSVITPADEMLKLAANPELLKSVASRTNGFYYELSQFGTMVSELVRTSAGDTGMKQQTVPLHSFARAAITATAGDPGWDKKYDLPLQGVAAVCILGVEWFLRRRWQLP, encoded by the coding sequence GTGAACGAGTGGTCGATCGACATCCTCCGGCAGGGCCCGTGGGACCTGTGGACATGGATTTGCCTGTTGGCATCTGCGGTTCTGCTGGTCTACGGCGTAATCGCTCGGGCGTGGCTGCACAGCCAGCGCGCGCTGCTGGTTCCGTTGATTACTGCTGGCGTGCTCGGCACGTTGCTGGTCGTCGCGCTGCCGCCGCTGCGGAATCCGAAGGTGGGGCTGGTTTGGACACTGGCGCTGCTGTGCATCCTGTCGACGGTCTTCTACCTGAACCTTCAGTCACAGCTGTCGTCCGCACGCTGGCGGACGTTGCTGGCGATGCGGTACGTCGCGTTGATCCTTCTGGTGCCGATGTTGTTCGAGCCGGTGGTGCGGTACGTATCACGGCCGGCGCCGGAGAAGCCGCTCATCTTTCTGATCGATACATCGGCCTCCATGAGCTTTCCCGATGTGCAGAACGGACCCACCCGGTTGCAGTCGGTCTGGCAAGCGCTGCGGGGCCAATTGCCCGAGCTGCGCGAGCACTTCGTGCCCGAGTTTCACACGTTCGCCGACACCGCCGCGGCGCTGAAGTCACCCGAACAACTCGCGACCCTGCCGGCGGAGGGGCAGAGTACCGACATCGGCAACGGCGTGTCGAAGGCAATGGCGGCCAATGCGCGGGCGGGTGCGGAGATCGTGCTGATCACCGACGGTATAGACAACACGTCGCCGAACGTCGCCGACGTCATCAGCGCATCGCGCCGTCCGATCCATACCGTGCGTGTGGGGTCCGATCAGGCACAGCCGACTGCGATGGCGAACCTATCGGTGGACGACGTGCAGGCCGACGATGATTTCGTCGTCAATCACACCGCGACGGTGCGCGCCACGTTGCATTCCAGCGCACTGGCGAATCGCGTGGTCGACGTGAAGCTGGCCGAGGTAGACGCCGACGGTAAACCACTGACCACACCCACGGTCGAGAAACTCGTCCTGCAACCGCTGCCCGGCGGGCAGATTGTCGAACTGGCGTACAAGCCGACGCGCGTCGGTGTGCACCGCTTGGCGGTCTGGGTCGACCCGATCCCCGGCGAGCGCAGCACGGTCGACAATCGACAGGAGTTTCAGGGGCTGGCGATCGACCCCCGCGTGAAGGTGCTGTACGTCGAGGGCCGTGCCCGGCCCGAATATCGTGAGTTGTCACGTGCGCTATCGCGCGACCCGAACATCGAACTGGCCACACTGTTGCGCATTCAGAACGACCGCTTCGCCGCCGGCGGGTTTGTGGATGCGGTTCCGTTTAAGGAGATGCCGCAATCGCTGGAGCAATGGCAGCGGTTTGACGTTGTCATCCTGGGCGATCTGGACTCCAGCTTCCTCCCGCGCCCGCAACAGGCCGCCATCGAACAGGCGGTGCAGGGCGGCATGGGCCTGCTGATGGTCGGCGGGCAAACCAACTTCGGCCCCGGTGGGTATAAGGACACGCCGATCGAGAAGGCGCTTCCCGTCTTCACCGGCGAGCTGAGCGCACCGCAGGAGAAGGTTCCGTTCGTTCCGAAACTAACCGCCGACGGAAGCGCGCACCCAGCGATGGCCGGCCTGAGCGAGTGGCTCGACGGTGACGCCGCGACCAAGCTGCCACCGTTGCGCGGCAACGTGGTCGTACCCCGGCCGAAGACCGGCGCGCAGGTGTTGTTGATCCACGAGGGTCGCACCGCCGCCGACGGGCAACCGCAGATCGTGCTGGCGACCCACCGCTACGGCGAGGGGCGGGCCGCGGCCTGCACAGTCGACACGACTTACCTCTGGTACCTGCCGTTGCGCGCGATGGGCCAGGACAGCCCGTACAACCGCTTCTGGGGCCAGCTGGTCCGGTGGCTGGCCAACAGCGACGTGCGCAACCGCGATCGTGGGCCAGGGCTGGAGGCGCTGCTGAACAAGAACGTGTTTCAGCTGGGCGAAAGCGTGCGCGTTCGGGCGATGGTACGCGACGAGAAGGGTGACGCGACGCGGTATGCGCAAGTTTCACTCGCGATGACCGCCGGCAGCGCCAGCGAGCAGACCCGCTTCTCTATGGCACCATCCGAAACGCGTAGTGGCATGTACGACGTCACCATCCCCACGCCCGCAAAAGGGGACTACGAGCTGTCGCTGACGGCCACGAAGGATGGCAAGGACCTGGGCCAGCAGAAGCTGAAGTTTTCCGTCATCACCCCCGCCGACGAGATGCTGAAGCTCGCCGCGAATCCTGAGCTGCTGAAGTCCGTCGCCAGCAGAACGAACGGATTCTATTACGAGCTGTCGCAGTTCGGCACGATGGTCTCAGAGTTGGTTCGCACGTCCGCTGGCGACACCGGCATGAAACAGCAGACCGTCCCACTCCACAGCTTCGCGCGGGCCGCCATCACCGCCACCGCCGGTGACCCCGGATGGGACAAGAAGTACGACCTTCCGCTGCAGGGGGTTGCGGCCGTTTGCATCCTGGGTGTCGAATGGTTCCTGCGCCGGCGATGGCAGTTGCCCTGA
- a CDS encoding ketose-bisphosphate aldolase, whose product MPLMTTKPMFDLAYDGGFAIGAFNVNNMELAQSIIEACVKESSPCILQISKGARKYANIRYLKAIIDAGVAENPTIPIAVHCDHGDTIELIQQCVNDGYTSVMIDGSHHEYDHNVKLTSDAVKLAHAAGVTVEAELGMLGGIEEDVVGLDAEEYAKNIEKFLTEPTQAKDFWEKTKCDSLAVAIGTSHGAFKFKHEAVLAFDRIEQIMKTCPGLPLVMHGSSSVPQEFIDLVNKYGGSMPNAKGVPEDQIAMAVQKYGVCKVNIDTDLRLAMTAKIREVFATKAAEFDPRNYLGPAREAITKMVQRKLHMLNSAGKAEAVNKHWEKLGKPMPGYYSKGAKVA is encoded by the coding sequence ATGCCGCTGATGACCACGAAGCCGATGTTCGACCTTGCCTACGACGGGGGATTCGCGATTGGCGCGTTCAACGTCAACAACATGGAGCTGGCGCAGTCGATCATTGAGGCCTGCGTGAAGGAAAGCTCGCCGTGCATCCTGCAGATCAGCAAGGGCGCGCGCAAGTACGCGAACATCCGATACCTGAAGGCCATCATCGACGCCGGCGTCGCCGAGAACCCGACGATCCCGATCGCGGTCCACTGCGACCACGGCGACACGATCGAGCTGATCCAGCAGTGCGTGAACGACGGCTACACGTCGGTGATGATCGACGGCAGCCACCACGAGTACGACCACAACGTGAAGCTGACGAGCGACGCCGTGAAGCTGGCCCACGCCGCCGGCGTGACCGTTGAGGCCGAGCTGGGCATGCTGGGCGGCATCGAGGAAGACGTGGTCGGTTTGGACGCGGAAGAATACGCCAAGAACATCGAGAAGTTCCTGACCGAGCCGACGCAGGCGAAGGACTTCTGGGAAAAGACCAAGTGCGACAGCCTCGCCGTCGCCATCGGCACGAGCCACGGCGCGTTCAAGTTCAAGCACGAGGCGGTGCTGGCGTTCGACCGGATCGAGCAGATCATGAAGACCTGCCCCGGCCTGCCGCTGGTGATGCACGGCAGCAGCAGCGTGCCGCAGGAGTTCATCGATTTGGTGAACAAGTACGGCGGCAGCATGCCCAACGCCAAGGGCGTGCCGGAGGACCAGATCGCCATGGCGGTGCAGAAGTACGGCGTGTGCAAGGTGAACATCGACACCGACCTGCGCCTGGCCATGACCGCCAAGATCAGGGAAGTCTTCGCCACCAAGGCCGCCGAGTTCGACCCGCGCAACTACCTGGGCCCCGCCCGCGAGGCGATCACGAAGATGGTCCAACGCAAGCTGCACATGCTCAACAGCGCCGGCAAGGCAGAGGCTGTGAACAAGCACTGGGAAAAGCTCGGCAAGCCCATGCCGGGGTACTACAGCAAGGGCGCGAAGGTGGCGTGA
- a CDS encoding globin yields MTNLLDTHLYTLLGEAYFTQLTAAFYRRVALDDLLGPMYPKDDMANAERRLRDFLIQRFGGPQTYSQQRGHPRLRMRHAPFHIDQAARDRWITLMNAALNEVQTPETARPLLDRFFADAATFMINRN; encoded by the coding sequence ATGACCAACCTGCTCGACACTCATCTGTACACGCTGCTCGGCGAGGCGTACTTCACGCAGTTGACGGCCGCGTTCTATCGGCGCGTTGCGTTGGACGACCTGCTGGGACCCATGTATCCCAAGGACGACATGGCCAACGCCGAACGGCGGTTGCGGGACTTTCTCATCCAGCGCTTCGGTGGGCCGCAAACGTATTCGCAGCAGCGGGGGCACCCTCGGCTGCGCATGCGGCACGCGCCGTTCCACATCGATCAGGCCGCGCGCGATCGCTGGATCACCCTGATGAACGCCGCGTTGAATGAGGTGCAAACGCCCGAGACGGCCCGGCCACTGCTGGACCGCTTTTTTGCAGACGCGGCTACGTTTATGATCAATCGCAACTAA
- the dprA gene encoding DNA-processing protein DprA: MGLIHWLTLSLTPGIGPILTRRIVDATGSAAAACEATLATLRNIEGIGTAKADKIFAGLRSAAGLVQDQLDRAAAAGATIVCPDDALYPFLLREIPDPPSVLYVKGTLQPRDLHAVAIVGSRKCSHYGREQAERFAALLAGAGVCVISGGARGIDSAAHRGALSHPNGRTLAVLGSGIDVPYPPENANLFVQIAQRGAVISEYPMGTPPTPENFPKRNRVVSGMSRGVLVIEADERSGALITARQAIEDHNRTVFALPGRVDNAMSLGPHKLIREGATLVRNLEDILEELPPLSDAASAPAVGLFDAVDSAPQVTKAAPTEAMIAAMPVAPPADIGLSDRQRLLLAQLDAQPQSIDQLIDRSSLAANVVLQELTLLSLRGLAKRVDGQTYVRGRAR, translated from the coding sequence ATGGGTTTGATTCATTGGCTGACGCTGTCGCTTACACCGGGCATCGGTCCGATCCTGACGCGCCGCATCGTCGACGCCACCGGCAGCGCCGCGGCGGCGTGCGAGGCCACGCTGGCGACGTTGCGCAATATCGAGGGCATCGGCACCGCTAAGGCCGACAAGATTTTCGCGGGGCTGAGGTCGGCGGCTGGATTGGTGCAAGATCAGCTCGACCGCGCCGCCGCTGCGGGGGCTACGATCGTTTGCCCGGACGACGCGCTCTACCCGTTCCTGCTGCGCGAGATTCCCGATCCACCGAGCGTGTTGTACGTGAAGGGGACGCTGCAGCCTCGCGACCTTCACGCCGTCGCGATTGTGGGCAGCCGCAAGTGCAGCCACTACGGCCGCGAGCAGGCCGAGCGGTTCGCGGCGCTGCTGGCCGGTGCGGGGGTCTGCGTGATAAGCGGTGGCGCCAGAGGAATCGATTCGGCCGCCCATCGTGGGGCGTTGTCTCACCCGAACGGGCGCACGCTGGCGGTGCTGGGCAGCGGCATTGACGTCCCCTACCCGCCGGAGAATGCGAACCTCTTCGTGCAGATCGCCCAGCGTGGTGCCGTGATCAGCGAGTATCCAATGGGCACGCCCCCCACGCCCGAGAACTTTCCGAAGCGCAACCGCGTCGTCAGCGGCATGAGTCGCGGTGTGTTAGTCATCGAAGCCGACGAACGCAGCGGCGCGCTCATCACCGCGCGGCAGGCGATCGAGGACCACAACCGCACCGTCTTTGCCCTGCCTGGCCGGGTCGATAACGCGATGAGCCTTGGCCCGCATAAACTGATCCGCGAAGGCGCGACGCTGGTGCGCAATCTGGAAGACATTCTCGAAGAACTTCCACCCCTTTCCGACGCGGCCTCGGCACCGGCCGTTGGTCTCTTCGATGCAGTTGACAGCGCGCCGCAAGTGACGAAGGCCGCGCCGACAGAAGCCATGATCGCCGCAATGCCGGTTGCGCCGCCCGCGGATATCGGACTTTCGGATCGGCAACGCCTACTGCTGGCGCAACTGGACGCGCAACCGCAGTCGATCGATCAGTTGATCGACCGTTCATCGCTGGCGGCCAATGTCGTCCTTCAGGAACTGACGCTGCTCAGCCTGCGCGGCTTGGCCAAACGGGTCGATGGTCAAACCTACGTTCGCGGGCGTGCGCGATGA
- the aroB gene encoding 3-dehydroquinate synthase — protein MDHERNETRVAVNLPDQAYEVRVARGLLPSIGRIVREFSPTAKKALVLTDANVAGVLLEPVTATLEAAGYQVTSCAIAGGETSKSLEGLAPAYDAFLSAGIDRRTPLIALGGGIIGDMGGFVAATLLRGVPLIQVPTTLLAMVDSSVGGKTGVNHRVGKNLVGAFYHPSVVVADVETLRTLPQRELRAGLAECIKHDIIRDADGFASLEESVADVLQLYLDRLVDLVAHNVAIKAKVVMADPFEHGERAHLNLGHTFGHAIETTTNYKYLHGEAVALGLVAAARLAQSLALIDAPTAGRIVRLVAAAGLPTHASDLDTDRIVASMAHDKKVRDGRLRFVLPNGLGSAVVRDDVPVELVRQAVQSLRG, from the coding sequence GTGGATCATGAACGAAATGAAACGCGGGTGGCGGTCAACCTGCCCGACCAAGCCTACGAGGTTCGCGTCGCCCGCGGGCTGCTGCCCTCGATCGGACGCATCGTCCGCGAGTTCAGCCCCACTGCCAAGAAGGCGCTCGTGCTGACCGATGCCAACGTGGCCGGCGTTCTACTTGAACCGGTGACGGCTACGCTCGAGGCGGCCGGCTATCAGGTCACGAGCTGCGCCATTGCGGGCGGCGAGACATCGAAATCGCTCGAAGGTTTGGCCCCGGCATACGACGCCTTCCTGTCGGCCGGTATCGATCGGCGAACACCGTTGATCGCGTTGGGTGGTGGCATCATCGGTGACATGGGTGGCTTCGTCGCGGCCACGCTGTTGCGGGGCGTGCCGTTGATTCAGGTGCCGACGACGCTGCTGGCGATGGTCGATTCGAGCGTGGGCGGCAAGACGGGCGTAAACCACCGCGTGGGCAAGAACCTCGTCGGCGCGTTCTACCATCCGAGCGTCGTGGTCGCCGATGTAGAGACCCTGCGCACCCTGCCCCAACGCGAGCTGCGTGCGGGGCTGGCCGAGTGCATCAAGCACGACATCATTCGCGACGCCGATGGATTCGCCTCGCTGGAAGAGAGCGTCGCCGACGTGCTGCAACTCTACTTGGATCGCCTTGTCGATCTCGTCGCTCACAACGTCGCCATTAAGGCCAAAGTGGTGATGGCCGACCCATTCGAGCATGGCGAGCGTGCGCACCTGAACCTGGGTCACACCTTCGGCCACGCGATCGAGACGACGACTAACTACAAGTACCTGCATGGCGAAGCTGTCGCACTGGGCCTCGTGGCGGCGGCGCGACTGGCGCAGTCCCTCGCGTTGATCGACGCGCCGACGGCGGGCCGGATCGTGCGCCTCGTGGCCGCGGCCGGTCTGCCGACGCACGCGAGCGATCTCGACACCGATCGCATCGTCGCCAGCATGGCCCACGACAAGAAGGTACGAGACGGCCGGCTGCGGTTCGTGTTGCCCAATGGGCTGGGCAGCGCGGTGGTCCGCGATGACGTGCCGGTCGAACTGGTACGGCAAGCCGTGCAATCGCTGCGGGGGTAA
- a CDS encoding NUDIX domain-containing protein — protein MIAVFVVRRSADHGHEFLQLRRSASEFMAGSWQIVRGKIESGETAVHAALRELLEETGLTPIEFYALCSVETFFLASRNTIMHVPVFCAFVDDTAAVTLNEEHDASRWVPRLRMRAAITWASERAVLREVLDDLLPNSLAKPHLRVT, from the coding sequence ATGATCGCTGTCTTCGTCGTCCGCCGGTCGGCAGATCACGGCCACGAATTCCTGCAATTGCGGCGCTCGGCGAGCGAGTTCATGGCTGGCAGTTGGCAAATCGTTCGCGGGAAGATCGAATCGGGTGAGACGGCCGTCCATGCCGCTCTGCGTGAACTGCTGGAGGAAACAGGACTGACGCCGATCGAGTTCTACGCCCTGTGCAGCGTCGAGACGTTCTTCCTGGCGAGCCGCAACACGATCATGCACGTGCCAGTGTTCTGCGCATTCGTTGATGACACCGCGGCCGTAACGCTCAACGAGGAGCACGATGCTTCCCGCTGGGTTCCGCGACTCCGTATGCGCGCCGCGATCACGTGGGCCAGCGAGCGTGCCGTCTTACGCGAAGTACTCGACGATCTACTGCCCAACAGCCTCGCCAAGCCGCACCTGCGCGTTACTTGA
- a CDS encoding SDR family oxidoreductase yields MNDRRDSFALVTGASSGIGRDLARLLAADGYSLVLVARNEAALELIAAALRQSGVTVRVIVKDLSDPASAPDLVAELTDRGIAIDILINNAGFGTHGPFADADVSQQMAMIQVNIATLTHLTRLLLPGMIKSGRGRIMNVASVAGFLPGPLMAVYYASKAYVLSFSEALSSELRHKGITVTAVCPGPTGTDFFNRANVRNSKLTTISMMSSERVAKIGYDAMMAGRRLSVTGLNNRLLTVATRLLPRALVLKAAKRVNSAR; encoded by the coding sequence TTGAATGATCGGAGAGACAGCTTCGCCTTAGTGACGGGCGCCTCCAGCGGTATCGGCCGCGACTTGGCGCGCCTGTTGGCAGCCGATGGGTATTCATTGGTGCTTGTGGCGCGGAATGAGGCGGCGCTGGAACTGATCGCAGCGGCGTTGCGGCAGTCGGGCGTCACGGTTCGCGTGATCGTCAAGGACCTGTCTGATCCAGCCAGCGCGCCGGATCTGGTCGCCGAACTCACCGACCGCGGCATTGCGATCGACATCCTGATTAATAACGCCGGCTTTGGCACGCACGGGCCCTTCGCGGACGCGGACGTTTCGCAGCAGATGGCGATGATACAGGTGAACATCGCCACGCTCACGCACCTCACACGGCTGCTGTTGCCCGGCATGATCAAGAGCGGTCGCGGGCGGATCATGAACGTGGCCTCGGTCGCCGGCTTTCTGCCGGGGCCGCTGATGGCGGTTTACTACGCGTCGAAGGCGTACGTGCTCAGCTTCAGCGAAGCCCTTTCGTCTGAGTTGCGGCACAAGGGCATCACCGTCACGGCCGTCTGCCCAGGACCGACCGGTACGGACTTCTTCAACCGCGCGAACGTCCGCAATTCGAAACTGACGACGATCAGCATGATGTCGTCCGAGCGCGTCGCTAAGATCGGCTACGATGCCATGATGGCCGGTCGGCGGTTGTCGGTCACCGGCTTGAACAACCGCCTGTTAACGGTCGCCACCCGATTGCTGCCGCGCGCCCTGGTGTTGAAGGCGGCCAAGCGCGTGAATTCGGCTCGTTAG